The sequence below is a genomic window from Kitasatospora kifunensis.
GGTGAAGGCGGCTGCCCAGGCTCTGCCGGACGGCACAATGCACAGCGGTTTCGTCCAGAGTCTCCCGAACTGTGGCGGTCTCCGGCCTCGCGCCGGGTTTGACCACCCCGGCCGGGAACTGCCAGGTGATTACGGAAGGATCAGCGTGCCAAGTAGCCACTGTCCTTACCGCGATGCCAAGTTGGCTGGCAAATGCCTCGTTGGTGAGGCGGAGGGCGGACTGGAGCAGGCAGGCGTAGCGGCCGCTCGGAAGCTCGGCGACCCAGGCCCCGTCACGGACCCGTCGGCCTGCGAGGCCACTCGCTGTCGCCCCCCGATATAGGTGTGCCTGTACCGGCTTGAAAATGCAAAATCGGGCACGCTGCAGCCCTATCTGCGACAAGCCAGGATGCCGCCAAGACATGTGATCTTAAAGGAGCCTTCAGCATTGATGGTCTCATCGACAATTTCAGCTACCCTGCGGACGGTCTCCTCGAAAGGGACGCCACACTGTTCAGCCCACGCTTCGTAAGAAGCCAAATGCGCGACGATCGGCGCCGGGTCGGCGACCGTGATGGTGCCCGGTAGCTGCTGAATACGGATCTCGTTGAATTCCGCGCCAAGATACCGGGGCGCTTTCTCCAGGGAGAAACGGGAGCTGAGGGAGACGCGTGCCGGCCCCTTGGGTACTCCCAGGATCTCGCCTGCGGCCCTGGTCCACA
It includes:
- a CDS encoding NUDIX hydrolase; amino-acid sequence: MLQSALRLTNEAFASQLGIAVRTVATWHADPSVITWQFPAGVVKPGARPETATVRETLDETAVHCAVRQSLGSRLHPVTGVLCEYFLCEYLAGEATNGDAVENVDVMWVPRNSVTRFIDADRIFPPVLAALEEQT